Proteins found in one Pseudoxanthomonas sp. SL93 genomic segment:
- a CDS encoding LysR family transcriptional regulator, with protein sequence MINYLRRLDLNLLITLDALLVELNVTRAARRLHLSQPAVSVQLARLREYFDDPLLLPGPRGMRPTARANELREPLRHALATLTEAILPSTPFDPRLATQTWRVAAFDYGEFTILLPALARLRAAAPSSRLAILQSAPANVATKADRGEIDLSLMTATEAPQGLHSRPLFTERYVLAGRVDHPQLKRRPTLAQFCKLDHVIASPDGGGFQGVTDVALSKLGMARRVVMSVPHFLFLVTILERSDLVALVPSRLIQGNTSLRVVEPPLDVPGFEMVMVWPERVHRDPAHRWLREQIAEAV encoded by the coding sequence ATGATTAATTACCTGCGGCGCTTGGACCTCAACCTGCTCATCACGCTGGACGCGTTGCTTGTCGAGCTGAACGTCACACGGGCTGCGCGACGCCTGCACCTGTCCCAACCGGCCGTCAGCGTGCAGCTGGCGCGTCTACGGGAATACTTTGACGATCCGCTACTGCTTCCTGGCCCGCGCGGAATGCGGCCCACCGCACGAGCCAACGAACTACGCGAGCCTCTGCGGCACGCATTGGCGACGTTGACGGAAGCAATCCTTCCCTCAACCCCTTTCGACCCCAGGCTGGCAACGCAGACTTGGCGAGTAGCGGCCTTTGACTACGGCGAGTTCACCATCTTGTTGCCTGCTCTAGCAAGGCTTCGCGCGGCCGCGCCAAGCTCGCGCCTGGCAATCCTGCAGAGTGCGCCAGCAAACGTGGCGACGAAGGCGGATCGGGGAGAGATCGATCTATCCCTTATGACGGCTACTGAAGCTCCACAAGGACTACATAGTCGGCCTCTGTTTACCGAGAGGTATGTGCTAGCCGGCCGCGTGGATCATCCACAACTGAAGCGGCGTCCGACGTTGGCACAATTCTGCAAGTTGGATCATGTCATTGCGTCGCCGGATGGCGGAGGCTTCCAAGGTGTCACCGACGTGGCGCTTTCAAAGCTGGGCATGGCCAGACGTGTGGTGATGTCGGTACCGCATTTCCTCTTCCTCGTTACCATCCTGGAACGTAGCGATCTGGTAGCGCTTGTTCCGTCTCGATTGATACAAGGCAATACATCCCTGCGCGTTGTCGAGCCGCCACTGGACGTGCCGGGTTTCGAGATGGTCATGGTTTGGCCTGAACGGGTGCATCGCGACCCGGCGCATCGATGGCTGCGCGAGCAGATCGCAGAAGCAGTTTGA
- a CDS encoding RidA family protein → MSLRSIQPTNLWDSSPYLFSQVVQADEPRRLAFISGQVALSADGLLVGEGDVDAQIRQIFTNLRAALAGVGGALSDIASVTLYVKDVSYHRNYMNVQREEFAGWRPAETLVQVSALALPELLVEIQAIAVL, encoded by the coding sequence ATGTCTTTGCGATCCATCCAGCCAACGAATCTTTGGGATTCCTCGCCTTATCTGTTCAGCCAGGTTGTGCAGGCGGATGAGCCTAGACGTTTGGCGTTCATTTCAGGACAGGTTGCGCTGTCAGCGGACGGCTTGCTGGTGGGTGAGGGCGATGTGGACGCTCAAATCAGACAGATCTTCACCAACCTGCGAGCGGCACTTGCCGGAGTGGGCGGCGCGCTGAGTGACATCGCGAGCGTAACGCTGTACGTGAAAGACGTCTCGTACCACAGGAATTACATGAATGTGCAGCGTGAGGAGTTCGCGGGGTGGCGACCCGCGGAAACGCTGGTTCAAGTTTCCGCACTGGCACTGCCGGAGTTGCTCGTAGAGATCCAAGCCATCGCTGTCCTTTAA
- a CDS encoding NAD(P)H-dependent oxidoreductase produces the protein MSKTVLIISAQPEPTSLTQSLARVSRKSLEASGHKVLVSDLYAMRWKAVLDVEDFPHRADFNRLSFGAESAHACATNQQAVDITTEQQKVLAADAVIFHFPLWWYGMPAIMKGWIDRVWAAGLAHQYKNAGNTYRYGEGAFKGKRAVLAVSAGGPETDYGPRGINGPIEQLLFPVTHGSLHFPGFDVLPTFTVYGAGRMEASEVAHAEARWESRLKGLFTDAPIPFRAQNGGDYTERFELKPSVAVGQTGLMAHIAATDVTKNLQDSA, from the coding sequence ATGAGCAAGACCGTCCTTATCATCTCTGCACAACCGGAGCCCACGTCGCTGACCCAGAGCTTGGCGAGGGTATCTCGCAAGTCCTTGGAGGCATCAGGCCACAAAGTTCTGGTGTCTGATCTCTACGCGATGCGTTGGAAGGCTGTACTTGACGTAGAAGACTTTCCTCATCGGGCGGACTTTAATCGCCTCTCCTTCGGTGCCGAATCGGCACATGCTTGCGCGACCAATCAGCAGGCAGTGGACATTACGACCGAGCAGCAAAAGGTGCTCGCCGCCGACGCCGTGATATTCCATTTTCCGCTGTGGTGGTATGGCATGCCCGCCATCATGAAGGGTTGGATTGACCGCGTATGGGCAGCGGGTCTAGCCCACCAGTACAAGAACGCGGGCAACACGTACCGCTACGGTGAGGGCGCATTCAAAGGGAAGCGCGCAGTGCTTGCAGTCTCTGCGGGTGGTCCCGAAACCGATTACGGGCCGAGGGGCATCAATGGTCCTATTGAGCAGCTGCTCTTTCCGGTGACTCACGGCTCGCTGCACTTCCCAGGCTTCGATGTGCTTCCAACCTTCACGGTCTATGGGGCGGGTCGCATGGAGGCTTCCGAAGTGGCGCATGCCGAAGCACGATGGGAGTCGCGTTTGAAGGGCTTGTTCACGGACGCGCCCATTCCCTTCCGTGCCCAGAACGGTGGCGACTATACGGAACGCTTCGAACTGAAGCCCAGCGTTGCGGTCGGACAAACCGGCCTTATGGCTCATATTGCCGCCACTGACGTCACGAAGAATCTTCAGGATTCGGCGTGA
- a CDS encoding hydrolase codes for MAFRNGINSLLHPEDSVLLLIDHQPYQLANVNSHDPQAVVNNTTALAKTARAFGVPTILTSVLAARGGHLFPHITDVFPGQEIIDRTFINTWEDRKVVDAVKATGRTQLIIAGLWTEICVAMPVIHALGEGWDVTVITDASGAVSVEAHQVAIQRMIAAGANVMTWLALAAEWQRDWARTEHAAELADVLKYHVGGSGIVYLWEQQLLATPAGSV; via the coding sequence ATGGCATTTCGCAATGGAATCAACTCGCTTCTTCATCCGGAAGATTCGGTGCTGCTGCTGATCGACCATCAACCGTATCAACTGGCGAACGTCAACAGTCACGATCCCCAAGCGGTGGTCAACAACACGACAGCCCTGGCCAAGACCGCGCGCGCCTTTGGTGTGCCCACCATCCTGACGAGCGTGCTCGCGGCGCGCGGGGGGCACCTTTTTCCCCATATCACGGACGTGTTTCCCGGGCAGGAGATCATCGACCGAACCTTCATCAATACCTGGGAGGACAGGAAGGTCGTCGATGCCGTCAAGGCGACCGGGCGGACGCAGTTGATCATCGCGGGCTTGTGGACAGAGATTTGTGTCGCCATGCCGGTCATCCATGCCTTGGGCGAGGGCTGGGACGTGACCGTGATTACCGACGCGTCTGGCGCCGTCTCGGTCGAGGCGCATCAGGTGGCCATCCAGCGCATGATCGCTGCTGGGGCCAACGTAATGACCTGGCTGGCGCTGGCCGCCGAGTGGCAGCGCGATTGGGCGCGCACCGAGCATGCGGCCGAACTTGCGGACGTGCTGAAGTACCACGTAGGAGGCAGCGGCATTGTCTACCTGTGGGAGCAGCAGTTGCTCGCTACGCCGGCAGGGTCGGTCTGA
- a CDS encoding pirin family protein → MHADDTTAAHVIEDGTDAGPRKIVFRTRGSKHGPITRLVSPSDLGQALKPFVFLDLFDTRDMTSFPKFGWHPHSGIATFTFLHEGEVAYSDSTGKSGILPEGGVEWMRAGNGVWHTGAPVGDAPKLGFQLWVALPPTEENAPPESIYLDPCQVPQQGPARILLGSHDGVGSGIPAPGDMTYLGVTLRAGEEWTYLPSPRHEVGWLAVATGVLRAGEQVSAGELVIFVDSEQPIRITADEDTAFVIGSAARHPHDLWLGNYSVHSSRERLAQGEAEIRRLGIALRDQGLFRSADQG, encoded by the coding sequence ATGCATGCAGACGACACCACCGCCGCCCATGTGATCGAGGATGGGACGGACGCCGGCCCAAGAAAGATCGTGTTCCGTACCCGCGGAAGCAAGCATGGGCCGATAACCCGGCTGGTAAGTCCCTCCGATCTGGGTCAGGCGCTCAAGCCGTTCGTGTTCCTGGATCTTTTCGACACGCGGGACATGACGTCATTCCCCAAGTTCGGCTGGCATCCGCATTCGGGCATTGCGACGTTCACCTTCCTCCACGAAGGCGAGGTCGCTTACTCGGACTCGACGGGCAAAAGCGGGATCCTCCCCGAAGGAGGCGTCGAATGGATGCGGGCGGGAAACGGCGTGTGGCATACCGGCGCACCCGTGGGCGACGCGCCCAAGCTGGGCTTCCAGTTGTGGGTGGCGCTGCCTCCGACGGAGGAGAACGCGCCCCCGGAGAGCATCTACCTTGATCCCTGCCAGGTGCCGCAGCAGGGACCTGCCCGGATTCTGCTCGGTTCGCATGACGGGGTAGGCAGTGGCATCCCGGCGCCGGGCGACATGACCTACCTCGGCGTCACGTTGCGCGCCGGCGAGGAGTGGACCTACCTGCCGAGTCCCCGGCACGAGGTGGGCTGGCTTGCCGTCGCCACCGGGGTCTTGCGGGCCGGCGAACAGGTGAGCGCAGGCGAACTGGTCATCTTTGTGGATTCGGAGCAGCCCATCCGGATTACCGCCGACGAAGACACGGCGTTCGTCATCGGATCGGCAGCCCGTCATCCACACGATCTGTGGCTGGGCAACTATTCCGTGCACAGCAGTCGGGAGCGACTGGCCCAGGGCGAGGCCGAGATCCGCCGGCTCGGCATCGCCTTGCGGGATCAGGGACTTTTCAGATCAGCGGACCAGGGTTAG
- a CDS encoding LysR family transcriptional regulator gives MLDLNNVVIFVEVVRQGSFAAAARQLDVPANTLSRRVQQLEDRIGTRLMHRSTRQLSLTDAGKSFYERCVGQVDGLMEAGREAMMGSEQACGLIRVGVPADFFDCFKMAWVAEFLAQHPHVRLDFVVSDGKSELIAERIDVAFREGVLEDSAYVGRQLVAPNRMRLVASPRYLGAFGMPSSPEELQSHHAVSVPHAGGYVSWPLTTDGQQAMRIRMPIRVSGSTVQTLRSAAVEGLGIALLPPPAVKAELETGRLVGVLEDHWSLGRGLSVLYPSRKHLPLAVSKFIDLAAARLAHTPPSTMFGGREALTLVR, from the coding sequence ATGCTTGATCTGAACAACGTGGTGATATTCGTCGAAGTCGTGCGGCAAGGAAGTTTTGCCGCCGCAGCGAGGCAGCTGGACGTGCCCGCCAACACGCTCAGCCGGCGCGTCCAGCAGCTCGAGGACCGCATCGGCACGCGACTGATGCATCGCTCAACGCGCCAGCTGTCCCTGACTGATGCCGGGAAATCCTTCTACGAGCGGTGTGTCGGCCAGGTGGACGGGCTGATGGAGGCGGGCCGTGAAGCGATGATGGGCAGTGAGCAGGCATGCGGCCTGATCAGGGTCGGCGTCCCGGCGGACTTCTTCGACTGTTTCAAGATGGCATGGGTGGCGGAATTCCTCGCGCAGCACCCCCACGTGCGTCTGGACTTCGTGGTGAGCGACGGCAAGTCGGAACTCATCGCCGAGCGTATCGACGTGGCCTTCCGCGAGGGCGTGCTGGAAGACTCGGCCTACGTCGGGCGCCAGCTGGTGGCGCCCAACCGGATGCGCCTGGTGGCCAGCCCGCGATATCTGGGCGCATTCGGCATGCCGTCCAGCCCGGAGGAACTGCAGAGCCATCACGCCGTGAGTGTTCCGCATGCCGGCGGCTACGTCAGCTGGCCCCTGACCACCGATGGGCAGCAGGCCATGCGCATCCGAATGCCGATCCGCGTGAGCGGCAGTACGGTGCAGACATTGCGAAGTGCGGCGGTGGAAGGGCTGGGGATCGCCCTGCTGCCGCCACCAGCGGTCAAGGCCGAACTCGAAACCGGGCGGCTGGTGGGGGTGCTTGAAGACCACTGGAGCCTGGGCCGCGGGCTGAGCGTGCTGTATCCCAGCCGGAAGCATCTTCCGCTGGCGGTCTCCAAGTTCATCGACCTGGCGGCGGCGCGGCTTGCGCATACACCGCCCTCGACGATGTTCGGCGGCAGGGAGGCGCTAACCCTGGTCCGCTGA
- a CDS encoding alginate export family protein: MNWDWNRLSSPSGSMMEAAAERVMALGVKGCSRPRRRYPDGREMQRRGNIRTLLSAAVALAGCFEPRAAMADDQVSTDAGRPVLQADRWREDWSSLAEPDKRTRALDGLKYISLSDSDPDRYLSFGLTLREILESSDAPALGTVAAIPSDAYGLHRAQVHADVRLGAGWQGFVQVEDVRAFDKKVVSSIDANALDLRLAFLGYARPLGRGVLKVRVGRQDIAFDLQRFMSSRDGPNVRQSFDAVWAGWETARWRVYAMVSQPVEYRNREHFDDTSSGDVRFSGIRLERQAWGNGELTGYYALYQRKQAAYLEAFGEEDRQVVDVRFVGTRAPFDWDVEAMGQFGRVGRADISAWALGARLGYSSIGTPGSPRIGLQFDVASGDRHAHDGRAETLYPLFPNGFYFSLGGHTGYANLIHLKPSVSIIPRADTTLTAGIGALWRQTTNDAVYTLPFVPVAGMAGRGGSWTGAYAQLRAERRFTPALSSSIEVVRYTVGAALRAAGAHDSDYVRLETKFAW; encoded by the coding sequence TTGAACTGGGATTGGAATCGATTGAGCAGCCCGTCAGGTTCGATGATGGAAGCGGCGGCAGAACGCGTGATGGCGTTGGGCGTCAAGGGGTGCAGCCGCCCGCGTCGCCGATATCCGGATGGGCGCGAGATGCAGCGCCGGGGAAACATCAGGACGCTCCTGTCTGCGGCCGTGGCGCTGGCCGGATGCTTCGAGCCGCGTGCCGCCATGGCCGACGATCAGGTCTCCACGGACGCGGGACGACCGGTGCTCCAGGCGGATCGTTGGCGGGAGGACTGGTCGTCCCTGGCCGAGCCGGACAAACGCACCCGTGCCTTGGACGGCCTGAAATACATCTCCCTCTCCGACAGCGATCCCGATCGCTATCTTTCTTTCGGGCTGACGTTGCGGGAGATCCTCGAATCCAGCGACGCACCTGCGCTGGGTACCGTGGCCGCCATTCCCAGCGACGCGTACGGGCTGCATCGCGCGCAGGTCCATGCGGACGTTCGCCTCGGCGCCGGCTGGCAGGGGTTCGTACAGGTGGAGGACGTAAGGGCGTTCGACAAGAAGGTCGTCAGCAGCATCGATGCGAATGCGCTGGACCTCAGGCTCGCCTTCCTCGGCTACGCCCGTCCTCTGGGGCGCGGCGTCCTGAAAGTGCGGGTCGGACGCCAGGACATCGCGTTCGACCTGCAACGGTTCATGTCCTCCCGCGACGGGCCCAACGTGCGCCAATCCTTCGACGCAGTCTGGGCAGGCTGGGAGACAGCACGATGGCGTGTGTATGCCATGGTCAGCCAGCCGGTCGAATACAGGAATCGCGAGCATTTCGACGATACCTCGAGCGGCGACGTACGGTTTTCCGGCATCCGTCTCGAGCGCCAGGCATGGGGCAACGGGGAGTTGACCGGGTATTACGCGCTGTATCAACGAAAGCAGGCCGCGTACCTCGAGGCCTTCGGTGAGGAGGACAGGCAAGTGGTCGATGTCCGCTTCGTCGGTACGCGGGCGCCCTTCGATTGGGACGTGGAAGCGATGGGGCAGTTCGGCAGGGTGGGGCGCGCGGACATCTCAGCGTGGGCGCTGGGTGCACGTCTCGGGTATTCGTCCATCGGGACACCCGGATCGCCCAGGATCGGCTTGCAGTTCGACGTGGCCTCCGGCGACCGCCACGCCCACGATGGCCGTGCGGAGACCCTCTACCCGCTGTTCCCGAACGGTTTCTACTTCTCGCTGGGCGGACATACCGGATACGCGAACCTGATCCACCTCAAGCCTTCGGTCTCGATCATCCCGAGGGCGGATACGACGCTCACGGCAGGCATCGGCGCACTGTGGCGCCAAACCACGAACGATGCCGTCTACACGCTCCCCTTCGTCCCGGTGGCGGGAATGGCTGGCCGGGGCGGCTCCTGGACCGGGGCATACGCACAACTGAGGGCGGAGCGCCGGTTCACCCCTGCACTGTCGAGCTCGATCGAAGTGGTCAGGTACACCGTGGGCGCGGCGCTGCGCGCCGCGGGCGCGCACGACAGCGACTACGTGCGGCTGGAAACGAAATTTGCCTGGTGA
- a CDS encoding LysR family transcriptional regulator has translation MDIDDLMTFVELAEAGSLSAAARRLGVAKSIVSRRLARLESELGVQLLARTTRGAALTEAGILFREHAARAYAEIDTFREILQPDGDLRGRLRVAAPLSFGPTHFAPVFTEMARRHPHLHLQTVYSDRFVDLIGEGFDCAIRVGYLQDSNLVARRVGPIYGKLVASPAYIEMHGAPDSPDEVPDHPALMQGTETWQFMDGERVVTVRPQGRFKADNAVALVNAALAGLGIAWLPDGLTQEHVASGALVPLMTRYPLPTAGIYVIRPPSPHPSRKVRVLTELLIECFEEAPPPANFGR, from the coding sequence ATGGACATCGACGACCTGATGACGTTCGTGGAACTGGCCGAGGCAGGCAGCCTGTCAGCGGCGGCACGTCGGCTCGGTGTGGCCAAGTCGATCGTCAGCAGGCGGCTTGCGCGACTGGAGTCGGAGCTTGGCGTTCAACTCCTCGCACGTACCACGCGCGGCGCGGCGCTCACCGAAGCGGGCATCCTCTTCCGCGAGCATGCAGCCAGGGCCTATGCCGAGATCGACACCTTCCGCGAGATCCTGCAACCCGACGGCGACCTGCGTGGCCGGCTGCGCGTGGCCGCCCCCCTGTCGTTCGGCCCCACCCATTTCGCACCGGTATTCACGGAAATGGCGCGACGACACCCGCACCTCCATCTGCAGACCGTCTACAGCGATCGATTCGTCGATCTGATCGGGGAGGGCTTCGATTGCGCCATACGGGTCGGATATCTGCAGGATTCCAACCTGGTGGCACGTCGTGTCGGACCCATCTACGGAAAGCTGGTCGCCAGCCCCGCCTATATCGAGATGCACGGTGCGCCCGACAGCCCGGACGAGGTCCCCGACCATCCTGCCCTGATGCAGGGCACGGAGACGTGGCAGTTCATGGATGGCGAGCGGGTGGTCACGGTACGTCCGCAAGGACGTTTCAAGGCCGACAATGCCGTCGCGCTGGTCAACGCGGCCCTGGCGGGGCTGGGCATCGCATGGTTGCCCGACGGCCTGACGCAGGAACATGTGGCCTCCGGTGCCCTGGTACCCCTGATGACGCGCTACCCATTGCCGACGGCGGGCATCTACGTGATCCGTCCGCCCAGTCCGCACCCTTCCCGCAAGGTGCGCGTGCTGACCGAGTTGCTGATCGAGTGCTTTGAAGAGGCGCCTCCTCCCGCGAACTTCGGCCGCTAG
- a CDS encoding amidohydrolase, which translates to MKARLALMALVLSGITSGHAAETSAGADLIVYNAKIHTGTKSQPEASALAVKGGRIYSVGSDTDILGLKGDKTRVVDAGQRRLIPGIHDAHTHVLNERGYNYVTRWDGVPTLKRALAMLSEQAKRTPEGHWVKVIGGWAPYQFEENRFPTVDELRKAVPDRPLIVQYAYNRAFLNDLAMKAFGVGTEKFPTPPGTEFEKDASGNFTGVVHGFTFTFIPLEFMVPQPSFEEQVSSITNAIHDLNRFGITSIVDAAPLIGYPAGHAPIRTLIDEERLNVRFPFIDLQFGDESSASLVDAEINAVTRKSPISAGQNLHPTMAHGHEYEGAGELLRMEVHDHENFDRPAVIIDPELMRTKMEEDIGKLVRHGIPFRMHVSYNENISPFLDAIESVDRKTPLDGLRWSIEHAETISPENIARVKKLGGGIALDTKMASHGDGFVATYGREKAWYTPRLRTLVDSGVPLAMTTDAFRASTFNPWIGISWMTTGKSVSGSRILAPDNVLTRAEALALFTTGAAWFVQQEDEMGKIAPGHLADFALLDKDYFTVPEDQIKTISSVLTVVDGRVVFGAQAFAGLAPTLPPTLPVWSPVKYFGGHHPVK; encoded by the coding sequence GTGAAAGCCCGACTTGCCCTGATGGCCCTCGTGCTGTCCGGCATTACCAGCGGCCACGCCGCGGAAACAAGCGCCGGCGCCGACCTGATCGTCTACAACGCGAAAATCCATACCGGCACGAAGTCGCAGCCGGAAGCCTCCGCGCTTGCGGTGAAAGGAGGCCGCATCTATTCGGTAGGTTCCGACACGGACATCCTGGGCCTGAAGGGAGACAAGACGCGCGTGGTGGATGCGGGGCAGAGGCGCCTGATTCCCGGCATCCATGATGCGCACACCCATGTCCTCAACGAGAGGGGTTACAACTACGTCACGCGATGGGACGGCGTTCCCACCCTCAAGCGTGCGCTCGCCATGTTGAGCGAGCAGGCAAAACGTACCCCGGAGGGACACTGGGTGAAAGTGATCGGCGGGTGGGCGCCGTATCAGTTCGAGGAAAACCGGTTTCCTACCGTGGACGAGTTGCGCAAGGCCGTCCCAGACCGGCCGCTGATCGTGCAGTACGCCTATAACCGTGCTTTCCTGAACGATCTGGCGATGAAGGCCTTCGGCGTGGGAACCGAGAAGTTCCCGACGCCACCGGGTACCGAGTTCGAGAAGGACGCGAGCGGCAACTTTACCGGCGTCGTCCACGGCTTCACCTTCACCTTCATCCCGCTCGAATTCATGGTGCCCCAGCCTTCCTTCGAGGAACAGGTGAGCTCCATCACCAATGCCATCCATGACCTCAATCGCTTCGGCATCACCTCCATCGTCGATGCGGCCCCGTTGATCGGCTATCCCGCAGGGCATGCGCCGATACGGACGCTGATCGACGAGGAGCGCCTCAACGTGCGCTTCCCGTTCATCGATCTGCAGTTCGGCGACGAAAGCAGCGCCAGCCTGGTGGACGCGGAGATCAATGCGGTCACCCGGAAATCGCCGATCAGTGCGGGTCAGAACCTGCATCCCACGATGGCCCATGGTCATGAGTACGAGGGCGCCGGGGAACTGCTCCGGATGGAAGTGCACGATCACGAGAACTTCGACCGGCCGGCCGTCATCATCGATCCCGAGCTCATGCGGACGAAGATGGAGGAGGACATCGGCAAGCTGGTCCGCCATGGCATTCCGTTCCGCATGCATGTCAGCTACAACGAGAACATATCGCCGTTTCTCGATGCCATCGAGAGTGTCGATCGCAAGACGCCGCTGGATGGCCTGCGCTGGAGCATCGAGCATGCCGAAACGATCTCGCCGGAGAACATCGCCCGGGTCAAGAAACTCGGCGGGGGCATCGCCCTGGATACGAAGATGGCCTCCCACGGCGATGGATTCGTAGCGACCTACGGGCGGGAGAAGGCCTGGTATACGCCGCGACTGCGGACGCTGGTCGATAGCGGGGTTCCGCTGGCGATGACGACGGACGCCTTCCGTGCGTCCACCTTCAACCCCTGGATCGGCATCAGCTGGATGACCACGGGCAAGTCGGTATCGGGCTCGCGGATTCTGGCGCCCGACAATGTCCTGACCCGCGCGGAGGCCTTGGCGCTGTTCACGACCGGCGCCGCCTGGTTCGTCCAGCAGGAGGATGAGATGGGCAAGATCGCACCGGGCCACCTCGCCGATTTCGCCCTGCTCGACAAGGACTATTTCACGGTTCCCGAAGACCAGATCAAGACCATCTCCTCGGTGCTGACCGTCGTGGATGGCCGGGTGGTCTTCGGCGCGCAGGCGTTTGCCGGTCTCGCACCCACACTGCCGCCCACGTTGCCCGTCTGGTCGCCGGTGAAGTACTTCGGCGGCCACCATCCGGTCAAGTGA
- a CDS encoding LysR family transcriptional regulator yields the protein MDFSDLTLFVRIARMANISAAARDLGITPAAASARLAAFEKGLGARLIHRTTRSATLTEDGRAFLPHAEHLLEAADIARGALGREQATPSGVLRIAAPASFARMHIVPGLSEFTGRYPDLRLDMRISDSLVDLVEGGFDVAVRYAELKDSSFIAKRIAPDRRVLVASPRYVERHGAPGSPEELDAHRCLVVGTLDLWTFRNAAGEVFAKRVAPALRINDGGAVRDAAADGLGLALMATWCAADELRAGTLVPVLRDFPLVSTQTLWAIYPSSRELAPKVRAFTAWLIERFGPEPYWDRGLPI from the coding sequence ATGGATTTCAGCGATTTGACCCTGTTCGTGCGGATCGCGCGAATGGCCAACATCAGTGCCGCGGCGCGGGACCTGGGTATCACGCCGGCAGCGGCGAGCGCTCGTCTGGCCGCATTTGAAAAGGGACTCGGCGCGCGGCTCATCCATCGCACGACGCGGTCGGCCACCCTGACGGAGGATGGCCGCGCATTCCTGCCCCATGCCGAACATCTGCTGGAGGCCGCCGACATCGCCCGGGGCGCGCTGGGCCGTGAGCAAGCGACGCCGAGCGGCGTGCTCAGGATTGCCGCACCGGCGTCGTTCGCGCGGATGCACATCGTGCCGGGATTGTCCGAGTTCACGGGCCGCTATCCCGATCTCAGGCTCGACATGCGCATCTCCGACAGCTTGGTCGACCTGGTGGAGGGCGGTTTCGATGTGGCCGTTCGATATGCGGAACTGAAGGATTCGTCGTTCATCGCCAAGCGGATCGCACCCGACCGGCGTGTCCTGGTGGCATCGCCACGTTATGTCGAACGCCACGGCGCGCCTGGATCGCCGGAAGAACTGGATGCGCACAGGTGCCTCGTCGTCGGCACGCTCGACCTGTGGACATTCCGGAACGCCGCCGGCGAGGTGTTCGCTAAGCGGGTAGCGCCCGCACTGCGGATCAACGATGGCGGCGCGGTGCGTGACGCGGCAGCCGATGGACTGGGTCTCGCCCTGATGGCTACCTGGTGTGCGGCCGACGAGCTGCGCGCGGGGACGCTGGTGCCCGTCCTTCGCGACTTCCCGCTGGTGTCCACACAGACGCTGTGGGCGATCTATCCAAGCTCGCGCGAACTGGCACCGAAGGTGCGCGCCTTCACCGCCTGGCTGATCGAACGGTTCGGGCCCGAGCCCTATTGGGATCGCGGGCTGCCGATCTGA
- a CDS encoding zinc-dependent alcohol dehydrogenase family protein, which yields MKMKHSMKAMVLSRFGGADAFEMRDVQVPDVGPRQVRVRIHATAVNPLDYQIRRGDYVDHVPLPAIIGHDVSGVIEEVGSHVTEFAVGDEVYYTPRIFGGAGSYAEQHVADVELVGLKPRNLTHLEAASLTLAGGTVWEAFVTRAQLAVGETILIHGGAGGVGSLAIQVAKAIGARVITTARATDHAFVRSLGADEAIDFMTDDYVEAVATITRGRGVNVVFDTIGGDTLARSPLVLADAGRVVSLVDIAQPQNLIEAWGRNASYHFVFTRQNRGKLDALTALVERGQVKPVVGAVLPLARIGEAHALLENPGPYALRGKVAIDVVGQTVSLPAGSTPSATVA from the coding sequence ATGAAGATGAAACACTCGATGAAAGCCATGGTGCTAAGCCGCTTCGGTGGCGCCGATGCGTTCGAAATGCGCGATGTCCAAGTACCGGACGTTGGTCCCCGCCAGGTGCGCGTGCGCATCCATGCGACGGCCGTCAATCCGCTCGACTATCAGATCCGGCGCGGCGACTACGTCGATCACGTTCCGCTTCCTGCGATCATCGGTCACGATGTCTCCGGCGTGATCGAAGAAGTCGGCTCGCATGTGACCGAGTTCGCCGTGGGCGACGAGGTGTACTACACCCCCAGGATCTTCGGCGGCGCCGGTTCCTACGCCGAGCAGCATGTTGCCGACGTGGAGCTGGTCGGCCTCAAGCCCAGGAACCTCACCCACCTGGAAGCGGCCAGCCTGACGCTCGCTGGCGGAACGGTGTGGGAAGCGTTCGTGACGCGCGCGCAGCTCGCCGTGGGCGAGACGATCCTGATCCACGGCGGTGCGGGTGGCGTCGGCAGCCTTGCAATCCAGGTCGCGAAGGCCATCGGCGCACGGGTCATCACGACCGCACGCGCCACTGATCACGCGTTCGTGCGTTCGCTCGGCGCGGACGAGGCAATCGACTTCATGACCGACGACTACGTGGAAGCCGTCGCCACGATCACCCGGGGACGTGGCGTCAACGTCGTCTTCGACACGATCGGCGGCGATACGCTGGCCAGGAGCCCGCTGGTGCTCGCCGACGCCGGGCGCGTCGTCAGCCTTGTGGACATCGCGCAGCCGCAGAACCTCATCGAAGCCTGGGGCCGGAATGCCAGCTACCATTTCGTCTTCACCCGCCAGAATCGCGGGAAGCTTGACGCGCTGACGGCACTGGTCGAACGCGGCCAGGTGAAGCCGGTCGTCGGCGCGGTCCTGCCGCTTGCGCGCATCGGCGAGGCGCATGCGTTGCTGGAGAACCCGGGCCCCTACGCGCTGCGCGGCAAGGTCGCCATCGATGTAGTGGGGCAGACGGTCTCACTGCCGGCCGGCTCGACGCCGTCCGCCACGGTTGCTTGA